CTGTCAGCCGACCACCCCGGCACAGTTCTTTCACCTGCTTCGCCGCCAGGCCCTGGATTCCCAAAAAAAACCTTTGGTGATCATGACCCCCAAAAGCCTGCTGCGTCACCCCAAGGCCGTATCCGATTTGGAGGCTTTTGTGCGAGGACGGTTTGCATCGGTTTTGGACGATCCACAAGCGACGTCTTCGGCCGCCTACGGCCTTTTGTGCACGGGCAAGATTTACTATGAGCTGGCGGAATATCGAGAAAAGTTGGGCCTAGATGACTTTGTGCTCGTGCGTCTGGAAGAGATTTACCCTTTTCCTGAAAACGCGTTGGATTCTCTGTTTGGAGCCTACGGTTCGGTGCGACGTTGGACATGGGTACAGGAGGAACCTCAAAACATGGGGGCCTGGACTTTTGTGTGCCCGCGACTGCAAAGGTTGCTGGGAGACAAACCCATGTATGTGGGACGGCCGGCTTCGGCGAGTCCCGCCACGGGGTTTCATCGTCGCCACAAGGAAGAACAGGAAATCCTCGTGGCCAAAGCGTTTCAACATCCATGAACTGTGATCGTGGAGTGGATCATGCCTCGTGATATTGTCATTCCGGCTGTGGGGGAATCCGTCCGAGAAGCCGTCTTGGCTGAATGGTTCGTCAAAACGGGAGAAAAGGTGAGCCGAGGCACCGTACTTTTTGTCCTGGAAACAGACAAAGTGACCCTGGAAGTGCCCGCAGAAACGGACGGTGTCGTTGAGATTTTGGTACCTGCGGGCCAAACGGTAACCGTAGGAACCGTGGTGGGTCGCCTCCTTGAAGAAGGTGAAGCGATAAAGCCTTCGCCCAAGCCAAAGCCGCCATCTGCTTCTGTGACTCCATCGATGACGGAATCCCTACCTCTCCAGGTTTCGGCTCCTTTTCCTGAACCTCCACCAACAGCAGCGATTCTTTCCCGTGAACCGATAAGTCCAAAAGCTTTCACAAGAGTTGAAACGGTTTCCCCACAAGAAAGAGCAACATTTTCTTCACCTTCCGTCGATGTCTTTCCATCTGCAGCTCGATTGGCATCCGAAATGGGGGTGGATCTGACTCAAGTGCCGGGCACGGGTCCGGAAGGTAAAATCACTAAAGGGGACGTGCTTCTGTTTCTGGAGTCTCAGGGACGTTCTGTGCCGGCCTTTACAGCGCCCAGCATGGCATCACCTGTTTCGAAGACGGCACCAGGGACGATGCCCGCAGCGGAAGCTGTGGTTCCGTCGGCTGCCGAGGCTGGACGGGAACCTGCAAGCCTCGGTGTTCCAGGAAAAATCCAGGAAGAAACACGTAAGCCCTTGAGCCCAATTCGAAAGCGCATTGCGGAAAGGCTTGTGCATGCCAAGCAGTCCACAGCCATGCTCACCACCTTCAATGAAGTGGACATGAGCCGTGTTGTGGAATTTAGGCGCCGCTTCAAAGAAGCCTTCAAGAAGAAATACGGGGTGTCTTTGGGATTCATGAGCTTTTTCGTCAAGGCTTGTGTTCAGGCGCTTCAGGAAATTCCCGAAGTCAATGCGTTCATTGACGGTCAAGACATTGTCTATCATGCCCATGTGCACATGGGGATCGCTGTGGGCGCGGAACGCGGCTTGGTGGTGCCGGTGATCAAGTATGCGGACCTTTTGAGTTTTGCTGAAATTGAAAAGGCCATCGACACATTTGTCCAAAAAATTCAGGCGAATCGGCTGCAGTTGAGCGATCTGGAAGGGGGTACCTTTACCATCAGCAACGGTGGCATTTATGGATCCTTGCTGAGCACGCCCATTTTGAATCCGCCTCAGAGCGCCATTTTGGGATTGCACAAGATTGAAGATCGCCCCATCGCTGTGGATGGCCAGGTGGTGATTCGGCCTATGATGTATATGGCCTTGAGCTATGATCATTGCATTATTGACGGGCGGGAAGCCGTGACCTTTCTCAGAAGGGTCAAGGAAGTCATCGAGGATCCTGAGCGCTTGCTCGTGGGTATCTAAAGGCGCCAATGCGTTGTGAGGGACAATGGGATGACGGCGGAAAACCGATTTGACCTCTGTGTCATTGGTTCGGGACCCGGGGGCTATGTGGCGTGCGTGCGAGCGGCCCAGTTGGGGATGAAGACCGTGTGTGTGGAAAAAGACAACCGTTTGGGCGGGGTCTGTTTGAACGTAGGTTGCATTCCCAGCAAGGCTCTGCTGGATTCCAGCGAATTTTACGACATGGCCCGTCGAAGCTTTTCTGAACACGGTATTCGATGCCAAGGGCTGGATCTGGATCTCGCGGCCATGATGGCAAGAAAAGACAAGGTCGTGAGCGAACTCACAGAAAATGTGCGCAAGCTCTTGGAACGCCATCATGTGACGGTGATGCACGGCACAGGACGACTGACAGAGCCAGGACGGGTCGCTGTAGATCTGCAGGATTCCCAAGGTGAGACGGTGCTTCTGGAGGCTAAGAGGGTGCTGCTGGCCACAGGTAGCGAACCCGTCCAGATCCCCCATATCGCCTTTGATGGAGAAAGGATTGTTTCTTCCACAGAGGCTTTGGCCTTTTCAAAGGTGCCGGATCGTTTGGGGATTGTGGGTGGAGGCTACATCGGTTTGGAATTGGGATCCGTCTGGCAGCGTTTGGGATCGGAAGTCACCGTCATAGAAATGCTTCCACGCATTGCGGCCCTTCTGGATGCCCAGGTGTCTCGAGCCTTGGAACGCATTTTGCGCCGGCGTGGTTTTCGATTTTTCTTGGAAAGCCGAGTGGTGGAAGTTTCAAGGGAGCGCGATGAAGTGGTTGTCCGCGTGCAAACCAAGGATGGCGAAGAACGATTGGTTTTTGACCGTCTTTTGGTCGCTGTCGGACGTCGGCCGCGCATTCAAGGCTTGGGATTGGAAAATGTGGGCGTGGCCACCCACTCTAAAACAGGTCATATTCTGGTGAATACCCGTTATGAAACCAGTGTGCCAGGGATCTACGCCATCGGAGATGTGATTGCAGGTCCCGCCCTGGCTCATAAGGCG
The DNA window shown above is from Desulfosoma sp. and carries:
- the odhB gene encoding 2-oxoglutarate dehydrogenase complex dihydrolipoyllysine-residue succinyltransferase, with protein sequence MPRDIVIPAVGESVREAVLAEWFVKTGEKVSRGTVLFVLETDKVTLEVPAETDGVVEILVPAGQTVTVGTVVGRLLEEGEAIKPSPKPKPPSASVTPSMTESLPLQVSAPFPEPPPTAAILSREPISPKAFTRVETVSPQERATFSSPSVDVFPSAARLASEMGVDLTQVPGTGPEGKITKGDVLLFLESQGRSVPAFTAPSMASPVSKTAPGTMPAAEAVVPSAAEAGREPASLGVPGKIQEETRKPLSPIRKRIAERLVHAKQSTAMLTTFNEVDMSRVVEFRRRFKEAFKKKYGVSLGFMSFFVKACVQALQEIPEVNAFIDGQDIVYHAHVHMGIAVGAERGLVVPVIKYADLLSFAEIEKAIDTFVQKIQANRLQLSDLEGGTFTISNGGIYGSLLSTPILNPPQSAILGLHKIEDRPIAVDGQVVIRPMMYMALSYDHCIIDGREAVTFLRRVKEVIEDPERLLVGI
- the lpdA gene encoding dihydrolipoyl dehydrogenase; amino-acid sequence: MTAENRFDLCVIGSGPGGYVACVRAAQLGMKTVCVEKDNRLGGVCLNVGCIPSKALLDSSEFYDMARRSFSEHGIRCQGLDLDLAAMMARKDKVVSELTENVRKLLERHHVTVMHGTGRLTEPGRVAVDLQDSQGETVLLEAKRVLLATGSEPVQIPHIAFDGERIVSSTEALAFSKVPDRLGIVGGGYIGLELGSVWQRLGSEVTVIEMLPRIAALLDAQVSRALERILRRRGFRFFLESRVVEVSRERDEVVVRVQTKDGEERLVFDRLLVAVGRRPRIQGLGLENVGVATHSKTGHILVNTRYETSVPGIYAIGDVIAGPALAHKASAEAIACVESMAGMESEVNYDAIPAIIYTWPEVAMVGKTEEELRALNVPYCVGTYPFAGAGRARCMGETEGFVKILSHAGSGRLLGVHIIGPRASDMIAEGVLAMECVATAAGVARIMHGHPTFAEALQEAARVATACAIYGKD